A genomic window from Filimonas effusa includes:
- the bglX gene encoding beta-glucosidase BglX produces MKKTIVIACSVLSMTSVFAQTKTASDAKMNSFVTNLMGKMTTEEKIGQLNLVTPGGTVTGSVVSSDVDNKIRKGQVGGLFGITGPEKIRKAQEIAVNNSRLHIPLIFGLDVIHGHRTIFPIPLGLSASWDMPMIERSAQIAASEATADGLSWVYSPMVDIARDPRWGRIAEGSGEDVYLGSQIAKAMVRGYQGNGYDGRTVMACVKHYALYGAAEAGRDYNSTDMSRIKMFEYYLPPYKAAIDAGVGSVMSSFNDVDGVPATANKWLMTDLLRKQWGFKGFVVTDYTAINEMIDHGIGDLQRVSAEALKAGIDMDMVGEGFLSTTAKSLKEGKVTLQQINDACRRILEAKYKLGLFEDPYRYCNETRYANELLTVENRKAAREFAARSMVLLKNSNNVLPLQKKGTIALIGPLADNQRNMLGTWAVSGDFDKGVTMLQGIKNVAGNDVKVVYAKGCNISDDEEFAKKVNAFGVEIDIDKRSPQAMIDEAVSAAKQSDVVVAVLGEAADMTGESSSMSDISLQPAQKRLLQALKATGKPVVLVLMSGRPMTIVEEDKNMDAILEAWFPGTEAGNAVADVLFGNYNPSGKITASFPRNVGQIPVFYNHKNTGRPYRGGAPKFRSNYLDVSNDPLYPFGYGLSYTTFSYGDVRISKLNPKGNEVVTATVSVSNTGKYAGEEVVQLYITDPVATVTRAVKDLKGFQKISLQPGETKEVTFKITTEELKFYNTDLKYDWEAGDFIIQVGGNSRDVKSAKVNWSK; encoded by the coding sequence ATGAAAAAGACAATTGTTATAGCGTGTTCAGTGCTCAGCATGACATCGGTCTTTGCTCAAACAAAGACTGCTTCGGATGCTAAAATGAACAGTTTTGTTACAAACCTGATGGGCAAGATGACAACAGAGGAAAAGATCGGTCAGTTAAACCTGGTAACACCGGGTGGAACAGTGACGGGCTCTGTTGTAAGCTCAGACGTAGACAATAAGATCAGGAAAGGACAGGTGGGTGGTTTGTTTGGTATTACAGGGCCTGAAAAGATCCGTAAGGCGCAGGAAATAGCGGTAAATAATTCCCGTTTGCATATACCACTCATTTTCGGTTTGGATGTTATACACGGTCACAGAACCATATTTCCTATTCCGTTAGGGCTTTCTGCTTCATGGGATATGCCAATGATCGAGCGCAGCGCACAGATCGCCGCAAGCGAAGCAACAGCCGATGGTCTTAGCTGGGTATATTCACCTATGGTAGATATTGCCCGTGACCCGCGCTGGGGACGTATTGCGGAAGGTTCCGGTGAGGATGTTTACCTGGGTTCACAAATTGCCAAAGCAATGGTAAGAGGTTACCAGGGGAATGGGTATGACGGCAGAACCGTAATGGCATGTGTAAAGCATTATGCTTTATACGGTGCTGCGGAAGCGGGACGCGATTACAACTCTACCGACATGAGCCGCATCAAAATGTTTGAGTATTATCTGCCTCCTTACAAAGCTGCTATCGATGCAGGTGTAGGAAGCGTCATGAGCTCATTTAATGATGTAGACGGTGTGCCGGCAACAGCTAACAAGTGGCTGATGACCGATCTGCTGCGCAAGCAATGGGGTTTTAAAGGCTTTGTGGTAACGGACTATACAGCTATCAATGAAATGATAGATCATGGCATTGGCGATCTGCAACGCGTATCTGCCGAAGCATTAAAAGCAGGTATCGATATGGATATGGTGGGAGAAGGCTTTCTGAGTACAACAGCTAAATCTTTGAAAGAAGGAAAAGTAACCCTCCAGCAGATCAATGATGCTTGCAGAAGAATACTGGAGGCAAAGTACAAACTAGGTTTGTTTGAAGACCCCTATCGTTACTGCAATGAAACACGCTATGCAAATGAATTGCTGACAGTGGAGAACAGGAAAGCGGCACGTGAATTTGCTGCCCGTTCTATGGTATTGCTCAAAAACAGCAATAACGTATTGCCTTTACAAAAAAAAGGAACGATTGCATTGATAGGCCCATTGGCCGATAACCAGCGCAATATGCTTGGAACATGGGCGGTATCCGGCGATTTTGACAAAGGCGTCACCATGCTGCAGGGTATTAAAAACGTAGCAGGTAACGATGTAAAAGTGGTTTATGCCAAGGGGTGTAATATCTCTGATGACGAAGAATTCGCTAAAAAAGTGAATGCCTTCGGGGTAGAGATCGATATAGACAAACGTAGTCCCCAGGCAATGATAGACGAAGCGGTTAGTGCGGCAAAGCAGTCGGATGTAGTAGTAGCTGTATTGGGTGAAGCTGCCGATATGACCGGTGAGTCGAGCAGCATGTCGGACATCAGTCTGCAGCCGGCCCAGAAACGTTTATTGCAGGCGCTGAAAGCAACAGGCAAGCCGGTGGTATTGGTATTAATGAGTGGCAGGCCGATGACGATAGTAGAAGAAGATAAAAACATGGATGCTATTCTTGAAGCATGGTTCCCGGGTACAGAAGCGGGGAATGCAGTAGCAGACGTATTGTTCGGCAACTACAATCCTTCCGGAAAGATCACTGCAAGCTTTCCAAGAAATGTGGGTCAGATCCCGGTGTTTTACAACCATAAGAATACAGGTCGCCCTTATCGTGGTGGTGCTCCTAAGTTCAGATCGAACTACCTGGATGTGTCGAATGATCCATTGTATCCGTTTGGATATGGCCTAAGCTATACCACCTTCTCTTACGGTGATGTACGTATCAGCAAACTGAACCCTAAGGGCAATGAAGTAGTAACGGCGACCGTTTCGGTAAGCAATACAGGCAAATATGCAGGTGAAGAAGTAGTACAGCTATACATTACAGACCCCGTTGCAACCGTAACGCGTGCGGTGAAAGACCTGAAAGGCTTTCAGAAAATAAGCCTTCAGCCGGGGGAAACCAAAGAAGTAACATTTAAGATCACCACAGAGGAACTCAAATTTTACAATACAGATCTGAAGTATGACTGGGAGGCCGGAGACTTTATCATACAGGTTGGCGGTAACTCAAGAGACGTGAAATCTGCCAAGGTAAATTGGAGTAAGTAA
- a CDS encoding energy transducer TonB, which translates to MPFKAFCLSICCLFATLSANAQNNFFEGQITYSRTAHSTSAMSDKEIEDYLLPGITSVSTLKNGNCYNQATGHEEWIIPKEKRAYYKFPKLDTLYYIDFDSDTTTLLEVKKGEAPFAMLRHPCRSISLKTNGTERLFYYAIDLRENPEHSKDNTIGKQNLYARESNGGIALWKKTTFTRFGYGIDSATNIKAIAVDDHVFDRPDLPLKKYDEKELIASPTFPAGSKAWMNYINHNINTSVGAKYIKLKRKQTEAQAKVNVSFAVEIDGTVSEVAVSGDTKGIHPKVIEEALRVIRESPRWIPGVAFGEKCRMHNFQPIIFQVAVE; encoded by the coding sequence ATGCCATTTAAAGCCTTCTGTTTATCCATCTGCTGTTTGTTCGCCACACTGTCTGCCAATGCACAGAACAACTTTTTCGAAGGACAGATCACCTACAGCCGGACAGCTCATTCTACCTCAGCCATGTCCGATAAGGAGATTGAAGATTACCTGCTCCCCGGTATAACTTCCGTGTCTACACTAAAAAATGGCAACTGCTATAACCAGGCAACCGGACACGAAGAGTGGATAATCCCGAAGGAGAAACGTGCCTATTACAAGTTTCCAAAACTGGATACACTTTACTACATCGATTTCGACAGCGATACCACTACTTTACTTGAAGTTAAAAAAGGAGAGGCGCCATTTGCCATGCTCCGGCATCCCTGTCGCTCCATATCACTGAAAACAAATGGAACAGAAAGGCTGTTCTATTACGCTATAGACCTTCGCGAAAATCCTGAACATAGTAAAGATAATACCATAGGAAAACAGAACCTCTACGCACGGGAGTCTAATGGCGGTATTGCCCTTTGGAAAAAAACAACATTTACGAGGTTTGGTTATGGAATAGACAGTGCTACAAACATTAAGGCCATAGCCGTCGACGATCACGTATTCGACCGGCCGGATCTGCCGCTGAAAAAATATGATGAAAAGGAACTGATTGCTTCACCCACCTTTCCAGCCGGCAGCAAGGCCTGGATGAATTATATAAACCACAACATCAATACCAGTGTGGGAGCCAAATACATTAAACTGAAAAGAAAACAAACCGAAGCCCAGGCTAAAGTAAATGTTTCCTTTGCCGTAGAAATTGATGGCACCGTAAGCGAGGTTGCAGTCTCCGGCGATACCAAAGGCATTCATCCAAAGGTTATTGAAGAGGCCTTAAGGGTCATACGCGAATCACCGCGCTGGATACCAGGTGTTGCCTTCGGGGAAAAATGCAGGATGCATAATTTTCAACCCATCATCTTCCAGGTAGCAGTAGAATAA
- a CDS encoding LytR/AlgR family response regulator transcription factor, which yields MNALTCFITDDEPAAIESLSRLIELYCPSLHIKGYATNTADAAAFLNKEDVDILFLDIQMQGETGFDLLKQLKEPGFHLIFVTAFDEFGITAIKFSATDYLLKPVDPQELIGAIHKVATRRRIQQKQMQLLLQTHMLPGSQQKRIALADQSEIKYVLISDIVCCEADNSYTTFYIGDGKQTVMVSKPIAEYEMLLQPYGFIRVHQSWLVNTHKLESYKREDGGFLRMQNGMNIPVSRQRKHLLKAL from the coding sequence ATGAATGCTTTAACCTGTTTCATAACCGATGACGAACCGGCGGCTATTGAAAGCCTTAGCAGGCTGATAGAGCTTTATTGTCCTTCGCTGCATATAAAGGGTTATGCAACGAATACAGCGGATGCTGCTGCATTTTTAAATAAGGAAGATGTGGACATTTTGTTCCTTGATATACAGATGCAGGGTGAAACGGGCTTTGATCTTCTGAAACAGTTGAAAGAGCCGGGCTTCCATTTGATTTTTGTTACCGCATTTGATGAGTTCGGCATAACGGCCATTAAATTTTCCGCAACCGACTACCTGCTGAAACCGGTGGATCCACAGGAACTTATTGGCGCTATTCACAAAGTGGCGACACGTAGGCGGATTCAGCAGAAGCAAATGCAGTTGCTGTTGCAAACGCATATGCTTCCGGGTAGCCAGCAAAAGCGGATAGCGCTTGCCGATCAGTCCGAAATAAAATATGTGCTTATTAGCGATATCGTATGCTGCGAGGCAGATAACAGCTATACTACATTTTATATTGGAGACGGTAAGCAGACGGTTATGGTTTCCAAACCCATTGCGGAATACGAAATGCTGCTACAGCCTTACGGATTTATAAGGGTACATCAGTCGTGGTTGGTAAATACTCATAAACTTGAGAGTTATAAACGGGAGGATGGAGGGTTTCTGCGTATGCAAAACGGTATGAATATACCTGTAAGCAGACAGCGGAAGCATTTGCTAAAGGCTTTATAG
- a CDS encoding family 43 glycosylhydrolase: MWQRIFSFIVLIMMGLTARLQQATYCNPINIDYGYCPIPNFTEWGKHRATADPVIVMYKGDYYLFSTNQWGYWWSNDMLKWNFVSRSFLKPYHKVYDDLCAPSVWVQGDTMLVFGSTYSTNFPIWMSTDPKANQWKEAVDSFDIGGWDPAHFVDDDGKLYMYNGSSNRFPLYGVELNRKTFQPYGTRKELLLLDDKRYGWQRFGEYLDNTFLDPFIEGAWMTKHNGKYYLQYGAPATEFSGYADGVAVSNSPLGPFVHQSMPMSYKPGGFARGAGHGATFKDKWSQYWHVSTMVISVKNSFERRIGIWPAGFDKDDVMYTNTAFGDYPHYLPGAGASASSSSMHETFTGWMLLNYNKPVTVSSTLGGYLPNNAVDENIKTYWSAKTGDKGEWIQTDLGDISTVKAVQINYADQDAAFMGKKTDICHQYKLYYSADGKQWKVLADKSNNKEDIPHEYVELPKEVRARYIKLENIHMPTGKFAISGLRVFGKGDGEKPEAVKQFIVLRTESDKRSAWIKWEPVENAYAYNIYTGVAPDKMYNCIMVHNANDYFFKGMDKEKKYYFTIEAINENGVSQRIKTIEAE; encoded by the coding sequence ATGTGGCAAAGAATTTTCTCTTTTATTGTGCTTATTATGATGGGGCTTACTGCCAGGTTGCAGCAAGCCACCTATTGTAATCCCATTAATATTGACTATGGTTATTGTCCCATTCCGAATTTTACCGAATGGGGAAAACATCGTGCTACAGCCGATCCGGTGATTGTCATGTATAAAGGCGATTATTATTTGTTCTCCACCAACCAATGGGGGTACTGGTGGAGCAATGATATGCTCAAGTGGAATTTTGTTTCACGCTCGTTCCTAAAACCCTATCATAAAGTATATGACGATTTATGTGCGCCTTCTGTTTGGGTGCAGGGAGATACGATGCTGGTTTTTGGTTCCACTTATTCCACCAACTTTCCTATCTGGATGAGTACCGACCCCAAGGCCAACCAATGGAAAGAAGCTGTTGATTCATTTGATATAGGAGGCTGGGACCCGGCTCATTTTGTAGATGATGATGGCAAACTATATATGTATAACGGGAGCAGCAACAGATTCCCACTATATGGTGTTGAGCTCAACAGGAAGACATTTCAGCCTTATGGTACAAGAAAGGAATTGTTATTGCTGGATGACAAACGTTATGGCTGGCAGCGTTTCGGTGAATACCTGGATAATACCTTTCTCGATCCATTCATTGAAGGTGCGTGGATGACAAAGCATAATGGCAAGTATTACCTGCAGTATGGCGCTCCTGCCACGGAGTTTAGCGGGTATGCTGATGGCGTTGCAGTATCCAATAGTCCGCTTGGGCCTTTTGTACATCAGTCTATGCCGATGAGTTACAAGCCCGGCGGTTTTGCACGTGGTGCAGGCCACGGTGCAACATTTAAAGATAAATGGAGCCAATACTGGCATGTAAGTACCATGGTTATTTCTGTGAAGAACAGTTTTGAGAGAAGAATTGGGATCTGGCCTGCCGGCTTTGACAAGGATGATGTGATGTATACCAATACTGCTTTTGGAGACTATCCGCATTATTTGCCGGGAGCAGGTGCAAGCGCTTCTTCAAGCTCTATGCACGAAACATTTACCGGTTGGATGTTGCTGAATTATAATAAACCTGTAACCGTGTCTTCTACATTAGGCGGCTATTTGCCTAACAATGCAGTAGATGAAAATATTAAAACCTATTGGAGTGCCAAAACCGGTGATAAGGGTGAATGGATACAAACTGACCTGGGTGATATCTCAACGGTAAAGGCGGTGCAGATCAACTATGCAGACCAGGATGCTGCGTTCATGGGTAAAAAGACTGATATTTGCCATCAGTATAAATTATACTATTCTGCCGATGGAAAGCAGTGGAAAGTATTGGCAGATAAAAGCAACAACAAAGAAGATATACCACATGAATATGTAGAGCTGCCTAAAGAAGTGCGTGCACGGTATATCAAGCTGGAAAATATACATATGCCTACCGGGAAATTTGCGATCAGCGGGTTGCGTGTATTTGGAAAAGGCGATGGCGAGAAGCCGGAAGCTGTAAAGCAGTTTATCGTGTTGCGTACCGAGAGCGATAAACGCAGTGCATGGATAAAATGGGAGCCAGTAGAAAATGCTTACGCTTACAATATCTATACGGGCGTTGCGCCGGATAAAATGTATAACTGTATTATGGTACATAACGCCAATGACTACTTTTTCAAAGGCATGGATAAAGAAAAGAAGTATTATTTCACCATAGAGGCGATTAATGAAAATGGCGTATCGCAACGTATTAAGACAATTGAAGCAGAATAA
- a CDS encoding glucoamylase family protein codes for MKNIFYCVCFLLTIGCANAQKKDVRTPAFDATKRPKNLSDTALLELVQKQTFKYFWDFGHPVSGLARERSNQSFDYGNEVVTTGGSGFGIMSIIVAAERKWITREEAAGRLNRIVKFLWKADSYHGVFPHWLDGATGKTIPFGRKDDGADLVETSFLFEGLLCARQYFNKDNQTEREIRDRVNWMWEQLEWNWFTREGQEVLYWHWSPNNGWAMNFPLRGFNECLITYVLAASGERYPVTSAVYDRGWAQSDFFKNGKEFYGIKLPLGFDYGGPLFFSHYSFVGLDPRGLKDKYADYWEQNRNHTLINREHCVRNPNNFKGYGANCWGLTASDTYNGYDAHSPANDHGTITPTAALSAFPYTPEYSMQALKHFYYDLGDKIWSEYGFVDAFNEGQNWYATSHLAIDQGPIIVMIENYRTGLLWNLFMSCPEVKKGLKKLGFQSPAIN; via the coding sequence ATGAAAAATATCTTTTACTGTGTCTGCTTTTTATTAACCATTGGTTGCGCAAATGCACAAAAAAAAGATGTCAGAACGCCTGCATTCGATGCAACAAAACGACCTAAAAATCTTTCCGACACAGCACTGCTCGAATTAGTACAAAAACAAACATTTAAATACTTCTGGGACTTCGGACATCCTGTTAGCGGACTCGCAAGAGAACGTAGCAACCAGTCGTTCGACTATGGCAATGAAGTGGTGACAACCGGCGGTAGCGGCTTTGGCATCATGTCTATCATTGTTGCTGCTGAGCGCAAGTGGATCACACGTGAGGAGGCCGCAGGGCGCCTAAACAGAATTGTAAAATTCCTTTGGAAAGCTGATAGCTATCATGGAGTATTTCCGCATTGGCTGGATGGCGCCACCGGGAAAACGATTCCTTTTGGCAGGAAAGATGACGGTGCAGATCTTGTAGAAACTTCTTTTTTATTTGAAGGTCTTTTATGTGCAAGGCAATATTTTAATAAAGACAATCAAACTGAACGGGAGATCCGCGACCGTGTTAACTGGATGTGGGAACAGCTGGAATGGAACTGGTTTACACGTGAGGGACAGGAAGTGTTGTACTGGCACTGGAGTCCGAACAACGGCTGGGCGATGAACTTTCCCCTGCGCGGTTTTAATGAATGTTTGATCACTTATGTGCTGGCCGCTTCAGGTGAGCGTTATCCTGTTACCAGTGCTGTGTACGACAGGGGCTGGGCGCAGAGTGATTTCTTTAAAAACGGGAAGGAATTTTATGGAATAAAACTGCCATTGGGCTTTGACTATGGTGGTCCGCTCTTTTTCTCGCACTATTCTTTTGTTGGACTGGACCCGCGTGGGTTGAAAGATAAATACGCCGACTACTGGGAGCAAAACAGGAATCACACATTGATCAATAGGGAGCATTGTGTGCGCAATCCCAACAACTTCAAAGGATACGGAGCCAATTGCTGGGGTTTGACGGCGAGTGATACCTATAATGGCTACGATGCACATTCTCCAGCGAATGATCATGGTACCATTACGCCAACAGCTGCGTTATCGGCATTTCCTTATACTCCGGAATATTCCATGCAGGCATTGAAGCATTTCTATTATGATCTTGGTGATAAGATATGGAGTGAATACGGCTTTGTTGATGCATTTAACGAGGGGCAGAACTGGTATGCTACTTCACATCTGGCAATAGACCAGGGGCCAATTATCGTGATGATTGAAAACTATAGGACCGGTTTGTTGTGGAACTTGTTCATGAGTTGTCCGGAAGTGAAGAAAGGGTTGAAGAAATTAGGATTTCAGTCGCCCGCAATCAATTAG
- a CDS encoding cation:proton antiporter has protein sequence MSTMAGAICIMCLTTLGAMLLLRKLKQPYLIAYILTGILLGPYVTGIFNNAEEIEAIGEVGILLFMFFIGMEINVPDSHSMLLQPVVAQSMKIALSFLLSFVAGYMLHLPTESVILIAILFLFNSTPVVSDLLSMNGLLKTSLGITILNMLIFQDVLFAPVLTIMNIWKGESFNTLNIFAIVIAAAACIAFFFMLKRVRGKRQLITPRFLVSLEKDHDLQVFTGLLICLGFGSMAEATGLSGALGSFIAGVYIGRAKTFRWLEHALHPFKVFFVALFFVSIGLRLDIPYLFQNYSFVLLGTLLVFISNSLLSAVVFRLLKFNWEQSLLGGALLSHTGEFGILALSIAYKMQLIAFTLYKAGLGITGLSLLLSTVWVSFLQHLGLSLRRSYSKAT, from the coding sequence ATGAGTACTATGGCCGGGGCAATTTGTATCATGTGCCTTACTACACTGGGAGCTATGCTTCTGCTCAGGAAACTAAAACAACCATACCTCATTGCCTATATCCTAACCGGGATATTGTTAGGACCTTATGTAACGGGCATTTTCAATAATGCAGAAGAGATAGAAGCCATCGGGGAAGTAGGCATACTACTGTTTATGTTTTTCATTGGTATGGAAATAAATGTACCCGATAGCCATTCAATGCTACTGCAACCTGTAGTGGCTCAATCCATGAAAATAGCACTAAGTTTCCTGCTTTCTTTTGTTGCAGGCTATATGCTTCATTTACCTACAGAAAGCGTGATACTTATTGCCATTCTTTTTCTATTTAACAGCACGCCCGTCGTTAGCGACTTATTGAGCATGAATGGCCTTTTAAAAACATCCCTTGGTATTACCATATTGAACATGCTCATTTTCCAGGATGTATTATTTGCACCGGTACTCACCATTATGAATATATGGAAAGGAGAAAGCTTCAACACGCTTAACATATTCGCTATCGTTATAGCCGCTGCAGCCTGTATTGCATTCTTTTTCATGTTAAAAAGAGTGAGAGGAAAAAGGCAGTTGATCACTCCGCGCTTCCTGGTATCCTTGGAAAAGGATCATGATCTGCAGGTGTTCACCGGCCTGCTCATTTGTTTAGGTTTTGGATCGATGGCCGAAGCAACAGGCCTTAGCGGCGCATTAGGCAGTTTTATAGCCGGCGTTTACATAGGAAGGGCAAAAACCTTCAGATGGCTGGAACACGCACTTCATCCCTTCAAGGTATTTTTTGTAGCGCTGTTTTTCGTTTCCATCGGCCTGAGGCTCGACATTCCTTATCTCTTTCAGAATTATAGTTTTGTATTACTGGGCACCTTACTTGTTTTTATAAGTAATAGCCTGCTTTCGGCTGTTGTTTTCAGGTTGCTGAAATTTAACTGGGAGCAAAGTTTACTGGGTGGTGCATTGCTTTCTCATACGGGAGAATTTGGCATACTCGCATTGTCAATAGCCTATAAAATGCAGTTGATAGCGTTTACCTTGTATAAAGCAGGATTGGGTATAACAGGCTTATCACTACTGCTTTCCACCGTCTGGGTCTCTTTTTTACAGCATCTTGGTTTAAGCCTCAGGCGTAGTTATTCCAAGGCAACCTAA
- a CDS encoding Hsp20/alpha crystallin family protein has product MTLVKRSNGSLLPLFDDFFSRELFNWGNSNFSSTSTTVPSVNIRENDHNFEVEVAAPGMEKKDFKITLEGNTLTISSSRDSQYTKEDDHYTRREFSYQSFQRSFELPKDVVDQNHIEAKYENGLLKLVIPKTESAKKKAPRLIEIK; this is encoded by the coding sequence ATGACACTCGTTAAAAGAAGCAATGGAAGTTTGCTGCCACTCTTTGATGATTTCTTTAGCCGTGAACTTTTTAACTGGGGCAACAGTAATTTCTCGTCCACCAGCACCACCGTACCTTCGGTGAACATCAGGGAAAACGACCACAATTTTGAAGTGGAAGTAGCTGCCCCCGGCATGGAAAAAAAGGATTTCAAAATTACGTTAGAAGGCAACACACTTACCATTTCATCTTCCAGGGACAGCCAATACACCAAAGAAGACGACCACTACACCCGCAGGGAATTTAGCTATCAATCGTTCCAACGCAGTTTTGAACTGCCTAAAGATGTAGTGGATCAAAACCACATCGAGGCGAAGTATGAAAACGGGCTTCTGAAACTCGTTATTCCTAAAACTGAATCGGCAAAGAAAAAAGCGCCTCGCTTAATAGAGATCAAATAA
- a CDS encoding VOC family protein yields the protein MYFTSTRIITTDVQRLVAFYEKIAGTPLTVYTKDFAELRTPLATLAIGSTNTLSLFGGEAVAAPGANRSVIIEFRVEDVDASYAQLAEYLGNAIVQPPTTMPWGNRSLLLRDPDGNLVNLFTPITDEAKQRAVK from the coding sequence ATGTATTTTACATCAACAAGGATCATTACGACAGATGTTCAGCGGCTAGTGGCATTTTATGAAAAAATAGCAGGCACGCCATTAACTGTATATACGAAAGACTTCGCTGAACTGCGCACACCATTGGCGACCCTGGCGATCGGCAGTACCAATACGCTGTCCTTGTTCGGAGGGGAAGCAGTGGCGGCTCCAGGTGCTAACCGGTCAGTGATCATCGAGTTCAGGGTGGAAGACGTAGATGCAAGTTATGCTCAACTGGCCGAATACCTGGGAAACGCTATAGTTCAGCCACCAACAACAATGCCGTGGGGAAATCGCTCTTTGTTACTAAGGGACCCGGATGGAAACCTGGTGAACCTTTTTACGCCAATTACGGATGAAGCGAAGCAAAGAGCCGTTAAATAA
- a CDS encoding sensor histidine kinase, with protein MKQKAIQILLALFPALLFAQEKAVQKLINGKPCDTCIVKYNLSYSNVLPYVFIGATPNPERLYREYRAFKESIPDQPFEQNIFLITDSILNVVFLTGEDENADRSKSFFKWDENYDYKEIEISIEKNKKQYGGWQTLSNLDSIKDYRISRIRYSEKTQGYIVAKWKSSHQTGELHFMYNDVVEITLRRKKSKEILRKLIIRRQLDRPVHFFYWQSEITSSNVKKVIHDFLDMPLRKVNFLRGDSAARFELNQGNIGVLFFKWLETGEEIEYSFTGTGDWQSIQRLKHSLSEGAFLLLDQEDIPPGKTQSLYLRYKGQPGSIHKIEIQGVSNIGQTSFFKVTAGFMLALLLFAGWYLLKRRLHKKQIAALNRKNKDIETRLSLLSGQLNPHFLFNSLHAIQGTINSNNIGEANNYIGDIARFMRNSMDYSKREFVSLAEELYLEADYLQLEQRRKYFTFDLVIGKEVNASQIDFPPLLLQPVLENSVRHAFGKHTKPVLHIQVSGSNRDLVVSITDNGEGWNMKGRAEGHGLGLVRKRIELINEKMQHMRICMNIRSVQDEGTITTFTFENWLI; from the coding sequence ATGAAACAAAAAGCAATTCAAATCCTCCTGGCACTGTTCCCCGCTTTACTGTTCGCTCAGGAGAAAGCCGTACAAAAGCTCATTAACGGCAAACCTTGCGATACCTGCATTGTGAAATATAACCTCAGCTATTCCAATGTGCTTCCTTATGTATTCATTGGTGCCACGCCAAATCCGGAAAGGTTATACCGGGAATATAGGGCGTTTAAAGAATCGATCCCCGATCAGCCATTTGAGCAGAATATCTTTCTCATTACTGACAGTATTTTAAATGTTGTTTTTCTTACGGGAGAGGATGAAAATGCAGATCGCTCAAAATCATTCTTCAAATGGGACGAAAATTATGACTATAAAGAGATTGAAATAAGCATCGAAAAAAATAAAAAGCAATATGGCGGCTGGCAGACGCTCAGTAATTTAGATTCCATCAAGGACTATAGAATCAGCCGTATCCGTTACAGTGAGAAAACGCAGGGCTATATTGTTGCGAAATGGAAAAGCAGCCACCAGACCGGGGAACTCCACTTCATGTACAACGATGTTGTTGAAATAACACTTCGTAGAAAGAAATCAAAGGAAATATTGCGCAAACTTATCATCAGGCGTCAACTGGATAGGCCTGTACATTTTTTCTATTGGCAATCAGAGATCACTTCATCGAATGTAAAAAAGGTGATACATGACTTCCTGGATATGCCATTACGCAAAGTGAATTTCCTGCGTGGCGATTCGGCTGCCCGGTTTGAGTTAAACCAGGGAAATATTGGTGTACTTTTCTTTAAGTGGCTCGAAACCGGGGAAGAAATCGAATATTCTTTCACGGGAACCGGCGATTGGCAATCCATTCAGCGCCTCAAGCATTCTCTGTCGGAAGGGGCCTTTTTACTGCTTGACCAGGAGGACATACCGCCGGGAAAAACACAATCACTCTATCTAAGGTATAAAGGCCAGCCGGGGTCAATTCATAAAATAGAAATACAGGGAGTGTCGAACATCGGGCAAACTTCTTTTTTCAAAGTAACAGCGGGCTTTATGCTCGCTTTACTTTTGTTTGCAGGATGGTATTTATTAAAGCGGCGCCTGCATAAAAAACAGATAGCGGCACTCAACAGGAAAAATAAAGATATAGAAACACGTTTGTCGTTATTAAGTGGTCAGTTGAACCCACATTTTCTTTTTAATTCACTCCATGCCATACAAGGAACTATAAATAGCAATAATATCGGCGAAGCGAATAATTACATTGGTGATATAGCCCGGTTTATGCGGAATAGCATGGACTATAGCAAGAGAGAATTTGTTTCCTTAGCGGAAGAGCTATATCTGGAAGCCGATTACCTGCAACTGGAACAACGACGTAAATATTTTACATTTGATCTCGTTATCGGTAAGGAGGTCAATGCTTCGCAGATCGATTTTCCGCCACTATTGTTACAGCCGGTATTGGAAAACAGTGTCCGTCATGCGTTTGGGAAACATACGAAGCCGGTTTTACATATTCAAGTCTCCGGGAGCAATCGCGATCTTGTTGTTTCCATTACTGATAATGGTGAAGGCTGGAATATGAAAGGGCGGGCAGAGGGCCATGGGCTTGGACTGGTAAGGAAACGAATAGAACTGATCAATGAAAAAATGCAGCACATGCGAATCTGCATGAACATACGGTCGGTACAAGATGAAGGAACCATCACTACTTTTACATTTGAAAACTGGCTTATATGA